The following coding sequences lie in one Chanos chanos chromosome 4, fChaCha1.1, whole genome shotgun sequence genomic window:
- the cpsf2 gene encoding cleavage and polyadenylation specificity factor subunit 2 → MTSIIKLTALSGVQEESALCYLLQVDEFRFLLDCGWDESFSMDIIDSMKRYVHQVDAVLLSHPDPLHLGALPYAVGKLGLNCTIYATIPVYKMGQMFMYDLYQSRHNTEDFSLFTLDDVDSAFDKIQQLKYSQIVNLKGKGHGLSITPLPAGHMIGGTIWKIVKDGEEEIVYAVDFNHKREIHLNGCSLEMISRPSLLITDSFNATYVQPRRKQRDEQLLTNVMETLRGDGNVLIAVDTAGRVLELAQLLDQIWRTKDAGLGVYSLALLNNVSYNVVEFSKSQVEWMSDKLMRCFEDKRNNPFQFRHLTLCHSLADLARVPSPKVVLCSQPDLESGFSRELFIQWCQDAKNSIILTYRTTPGTLARYLIDNLGEKVLDLEIRKRIKLEGRELEEYVEKEKIKKEAAKKLEQAKEADVDSSDESDMEDDLEQPAVVKTKHHDLMMKGEGGRKGSFFKQAKKSYPMFPSHEERIKWDEYGEIIRPEEFLVPELQATEEEKSKLESGLTNGDEPMDQDLADVPTKCTVSTETIEIRARVTYIDYEGRSDGDSIKKIINQMKPRQLIIVHGPPEASQDLAESCKAFSGKDIKVYTPKLQETVDATSETHIYQVRLKDSLVSSLLFCKAKDTELAWIDGVLDMRVSKVDTGVVLEEGDLKDETEDGELAMEVTPDPATEPSAMATQRAMKTLFGEDERETSEESDVIPTLEPLPSNEIPGHQAVFINEPRLSDFKQVLLREGIQAEFVGGDLVCNNLVAVRRTEAGRIGLVGCQCEDYYKIRELLYQQYAVV, encoded by the exons ATGACGTCTATAATCAAGCTTACTGCCCTGTCGGGCGTTCAGGAGGAGTCGGCACTCTGCTACTTACTGCAGGTTGACGAATTCCGCTTTCTCCTGGACTGTGGATGGGACGAGAGCTTCTCAATGGATATAATAGATTCCATGAAAAG ATATGTCCACCAGGTCGATGCTGTACTTCTTTCCCATCCTGATCCTCTTCATTTGGGAGCTTTGCCCTATGCCGTTGGGAAGTTGGGCCTCAACTGTACCATCTATGCCACTATTCCTGTTTACAAGATGGGGCAGATGTTTATGTATGACCTCTACCAG TCACGTCACAACACAGAAGATTTTTCCCTATTCACACTGGATGACGTGGATTCAGCTTTTGATAAAATCCAACAGCTGAAATACTCACAGATTGTGAATTTGAAAG GGAAGGGACATGGTTTGTCAATCACTCCGCTCCCAGCCGGTCACATGATCGGTGGAACCATTTGGAAGATAGTGAAGGATGGGGAGGAGGAAATTGTATATGCCGTAGACTTCAATCacaagagagagat TCACCTGAATGGCTGTTCTCTTGAGATGATCAGCCGACCGTCCCTGCTCATCACTGACTCCTTCAATGCCACCTATGTGCAGCCTCGTCGGAAGCAGCGAGATGAACAGCTCCTGA CAAATGTCATGGAGACGCTGCGCGGCGACGGGAATGTGCTGATCGCCGTGGATACAGCCGGTCGTGTCCTGGAGCTGGCTCAGCTGTTGGATCAGATCTGGAGGACGAAGGACGCGGGGCTGGGGGTGTACTCCCTCGCTCTGCTCAACAATGTCAGCTACAACGTGGTGGAGTTCTCCAAGTCCCAG GTTGAGTGGATGAGTGACAAGCTGATGCGGTGCTTTGAGGACAAGAGGAACAACCCCTTCCAATTCCGTCACCTCACCCTGTGCCACAGCCTGGCAGACTTGGCACGCGTGCCCAGCCCTAAGGTGGTGCTGTGCAGCCAACCCGACCTGGAGTCGGGTTTCTCCCGCGAGCTTTTTATTCAGTGGTGCCAGGATGCCAAGAACTCAATCATCCTCACCTATCGCACCACACCGGGCACCTTGGCCCGCTACCTCATCGACAACCTAGGGGAGAAGGTCCTGGACCTGGAG ATAAGAAAAAGGATCAAATTAGAGGGCCGGGAGCTGGAGGAATATGtagagaaggagaaaataaagaaagaagctGCCAAAAAACTCGAGCAAGCTAAAGA GGCTGATGTGGACTCCAGCGATGAGAGCGATATGGAGGACGATCTGGAGCAGCCTGCTGTTGTCAAGACAAAACACCATGACCTGATGATGAAGggcgagggagggaggaagggcaGCTTCTTCAAACAGGCTAAAAAATCTTACCCCATGTTCCCCTCCCATGAGGAGAGGATCAAATGGGATGAGTACGGAGAGATTATCAG GCCAGAAGAGTTCCTGGTACCTGAATTGCAGGCCACtgaagaggagaagagtaaaCTTGAGTCAGGACTAACCAATGGAGATGAACCCATGGACCAAGACTTGGCAGATGTGCCAACCAAATGCACAGTTAGCACAGAGACCATAGAAATTAG GGCCAGAGTCACCTACATAGACTATGAAGGACGTTCAGATGGCGATTCCATCAAGAAGATCATAAACCAGATGAAACCGAGACAGTTGATCATCGTCCACGGTCCTCCAGAGGCCAGCCAGGATCTGGCCGAGTCGTGTAAAGCCTTCAGCGGCAAGGACATCAAAGTGTACACGCCCAAACTCCAGGAGACGGTGGACGCCACCAGCGAGACTCACATCTACCAG GTAAGGTTGAAAGACTCGCTGGTCAGCTCCCTGCTGTTCTGCAAAGCAAAGGACACTGAGCTGGCTTGGATCGATGGGGTCCTGGACATGCGAGTGTCCAAGGTGGACACCGGAGTGGTCCTGGAAGAGGGCGACCTGAAAGATGAAACGGAGGACGGGGAGCTCGCCATGGAGGTGACCCCCGACCCGGCGACCGAGCCCAGCGCCATGGCGACGCAACGAGCCATGAAGACGCTGTTCGGCGAGGATGAGCGGGAGACATCGGAGGAAAGCGATGTCATTCCCACCCTGGAGCCCCTGCCATCAAACGAG ATCCCCGGTCATCAGGCGGTCTTCATCAATGAGCCACGCCTGTCAGACTTCAAACAGGTCCTGTTGCGGGAGGGCATTCAGGCGGAGTTTGTGGGCGGAGACCTGGTCTGTAACAACCTGGTGGCTGTGCGCAGG acgGAAGCTGGACGGATCGGGCTGGTGGGCTGTCAGTGTGAAGACTACTATAAGATTCGTGAACTGTTGTATCAGCAGTATGCCGTTGTGTAG